Genomic segment of Acidobacteriota bacterium:
AGCAGTCCCAGCAAACCGACCCGCAAGATCGTCATCACGGTGGGCCGCCAGGGGGCGCGCCAACCATTCGAAAGAAGTAGCGCTTCAAGGGGTGAACGGAATGAAGTCATAGAGGCACCTCGTGGGAGTACACGCGGAACTACGCGAAGCATCGAAGGAACGTCGGAGGTTACCGATCCGCGGGCACGGCAACGCCGTCTAATCAGGTACGGCGGCCACCGCGCCCCGGTTGCCAAAGATACCAGTCGTCGCTCGGATACACTCACCCCGGAGGAAGACCATGGGTCAATTTCGCAAAAACGAACCGATCATCGATTGGCAATCCGGGGACGGAGTCCAGGGGTTTGCCCTGGTCACTCGCAAAGAAGTGCGCGAGGACCGCAACGGCAAGACCTTCATCGACCTCGAGATCGCTGACGAAACGGCATCCATGGCCGGCAAGATCTGGAGCGACAGCGCCGCCCTGACCGCCGAATTCGAGGCCCACGACTTCGTCGCCTTTCGAGGTCTGGTCAAGGAGTATCGGGATCAGCTCCAACTGACCGTTGACGAGTGCCGGAAGGCCACCGAGGAAGACCGGCGCTTCGGCTTCGACGAAGGACGGCTCATCCCTTCGACCCGCCACGACATCGACGAGATGTATGGTCGGTTGCAGGCACTCATGTCGAGCCTGGACGACTCTGCTCTCAAGGCGCTCGCCGCCTGGTCGCTAGACCGATGGGGCGAACGCCTACGGGTGCATCCAGCCGCCAAGGCCATGCACCACGCCTATCGCGGCGGTCTGCTCGAACACGTCGTTTCGATGGCCGAACTAGCCGACGCCGTGGCGGCGCACTACGGAACACTGAACCCCGGCAGCCTCAACCGAGACCTGCTGCTCGCCGGGGTGCTGTTCCACGACCTCGGCAAGC
This window contains:
- a CDS encoding HD domain-containing protein, with product MGQFRKNEPIIDWQSGDGVQGFALVTRKEVREDRNGKTFIDLEIADETASMAGKIWSDSAALTAEFEAHDFVAFRGLVKEYRDQLQLTVDECRKATEEDRRFGFDEGRLIPSTRHDIDEMYGRLQALMSSLDDSALKALAAWSLDRWGERLRVHPAAKAMHHAYRGGLLEHVVSMAELADAVAAHYGTLNPGSLNRDLLLAGVLFHDLGKLDELGAMPANDYTMKGRLIGHVVMGRDMVREACRAIPDVPADLQLQLEHLVLSHQGRKEYSSPVEPSTPEAIVLHFIDDLDSKLNFFLRHRTDESGMVWHRGLGRHVVVSPNPPDPAQEAATEDASAEDAAEPSPTAEATSTLFD